From a region of the Arachis ipaensis cultivar K30076 chromosome B09, Araip1.1, whole genome shotgun sequence genome:
- the LOC110267022 gene encoding uncharacterized protein LOC110267022: MSRRACHCPRTAADPCCAKPTALFLPSLAPPRFRPSLSLRELTGVVEVVTALCGSVLSCTGKPLRPENAPAAVAGKFCRCRDRNSSPLPLEVAAGLPPNRFGDRRCFGSAILSLVRVVEIVAKVAWNRGFGCRDFDC, from the exons ATGTCCCGTCGCGCGTGTCACTGCCCAAGGACCGCTGCTGATCCGTGCTGTGCGAAGCCAACGGCGCTGTTCCTGCCGTCGTTAGCGCCGCCGAGGTTCCGGCCATCACTGTCGTTGAGGGAACTCACCGGAGTCGTGGAGGTTGTCACCGCTCTTTGTGGTTCTGTGTTGAGTTGCACCGGTAAGCCTTTGCGGCCGGAAAATGCCcctgctgccgtcgccggaaaattCTGCCG TTGTCGTGATCGGAATTCGTCGCCGCTGccacttgaggtggctgccgggctgccgccgaaccggttcggagaccgccgctgtttcggttcagccaTTCTTTCGttggttcg agttgttgagattgttgcgaaagtggcttggaaccgaggttttggctgccgggattttgattgttga
- the LOC110266794 gene encoding uncharacterized protein LOC110266794 produces the protein MYKIKSTYIPSIFIAKNTSLRPLPTPSSETKFYHFFSAFRNTISDHFTVAPPSLSLLAPPLSLLLLAPPLSLLLLALPVAPLLPCHTVAPSLCCRRSSSYFGPSPLSLNRTHKNQVAWWLYIGRLLVGCGMGLLSFVVPVYVAEVTPKNLRGGFTTVHQLMICCGVSLTYLIGAFLNWRILALIGIIPCSAQVLSLPFIPESPRWLAKVGHLAGNENSL, from the exons atgtataaaataaaatcgaCATACATACCATCGATTTTTATTGCTAAAAACACGAGTCTGCGCCCACTTCCCACCCCAAGTTCAGAAACAAAATTTTATCATTTCTTTTCTGCATTCAGAAACACAATTTCAGACCACTTCACGGTTGCGCCACCATCACTCAGTTTGCTCGCGCCGCCACTGTCGCTCCTCTTGCTCGCGCCACCACTGTCGCTCCTCTTGCTGGCGCTGCCTGTCGCTCCGTTGCTGCCGTGCCACACAGTCGCTCCTTCTCTCTGTTGCCGTCGTAGCTCCTCCTACTTTGGTCCTTCTCCGCTCTCTCTCAATCGAACTCACAAAAACCAG GTTGCTTGGTGGCTTTACATTGGAAGATTGTTGGTAGGGTGTGGGATGGGCCTTCTATCTTTTGTG GTTCCAGTTTATGTAGCAGAAGTAACACCGAAGAATCTCCGAGGAGGATTCACCACGGTTCATCAG CTTATGATTTGTTGTGGGGTATCATTAACTTATCTTATTGGAGCATTCTTGAATTGGAGGATTTTGGCTCTGATAG GAATCATTCCTTGTAGTGCACAGGTTCTGAGTCTACCCTTCATTCCTGAGTCTCCTAGGTGGCTG GCAAAGGTTGGTCACTTGGCGGGGAACGAAAATTCTTTATAG